The genome window TTTCGAAACTCTCTACTAGCACGGACGATGAGAGGCTGAAGGTGGCGATTGAAAAGACGATGAACTTCTTACTCTTCTTCGGTATACCTATGGCTGTGGGAATGATCGTGGCGGCTCCAAATATCGTGGGCTTTCTTTACCATCGAGCGGAATTCTCGCATACCATCCCTACGCTTCAGGGTCTGGCGCCAGGCTTGATCCTGCTCTACATAAACGCGGTTTTGGGTACGATCATCGTGAGTACAAAGCAAGAGAAAACATTCCCTGTTATGGCCGCGATTGCTCTCGTTTTCAATCTTGGACTCAACCTGCTATTGATACCCATCTATCGGCATGTGGGAGCGGCAATAGTGACCTCTCTTACCGAAATGCTCTTAGCCTGTATGGCGATAGTCTTTCTGCCAAAGCGCCTGCTGCCGGTAGGTAGTTTGCCTGTCGCGGTCAAATCGCTCGCGGCAAGCCTGGCGATGGCGGTAGTGATCATGTTCATGAGTAGCTATCAGATTCTGGTCATACTCCCGGTCGCTATGCTGGTCTATTTTGGCATGGCCACGCTACTGAGAACAATACCTGCTCAAGACATGCAGGCTCTTTACAACGCGGTACGCCATAGGCGTGTCATTCTGAGCGCAGCGAAGAATCCCGTCGAGACGCAAGAAGCGTCACAGATAGCTGGGGAGGAACCGTATCATGGACGTATCATTCTGAGAGACTGGCCATGTCATTCTGAGCGCAGCGAAGAATCTCTGCCGCACGTGGATTCTGAGCGCAGCGAAGAATGACACGACCTAGACGACAGACAGGCGGTGATTGGTTTGATTCAGCAGGGTGAGTGATGTTTTGAAGGGAGATCGAGCGATAGATGAATGGTGAGGCGAAGCGTATCAACATCGCGTTTTTGACGGCCTTTGACCTTGAGGATATACAGGCCTGGTCATGGGCCGGCACGTTTTATTTCATGGCTCAAGCTCTTGAGAAGTACTGCGGAGAGGTATCTCACATCGGCCCAATAAATTGTTGGGAACAGGTGGCGGCGCGGGTGATTCGCAAGGGTTCATCGCTTTTACTCAAGAAGAACTATGTGTCATATCACAACTTCCTGGTCGCCAGGAAGTACGCGAAAGTCGCGGCGCGGCGACTGGCGAGAGGGACGTTTGATGTGATCTTTACCCCGGTAGGCGAGCCAGAAATAGCCTTTCTGAAAACAGATATTCCTATCGTGCTGTTTGAGGATGCGACCTATGGTCAATTGATGAATTATTACCCGGCTTACTCGAACCTGCTGAAGCGGTCGATCTATGAGTTGAATACGTTGGAGGAACTGGCGCTCAAGAAGGCGAGCCTGGTTCTATGTAGTTCAGAATGGGCGGCCCGTTCCGCTCTTGAGGATTACCATACGGAGAAGCGGAAAGTACATGTGCTTCCTCAGGGCACAAATATCGAGCATCCGCCCGCGAGGGAAGAGGTCTGGCGGAAGCGCAAGTCTGATCGCTGCCGCTTATTATTCGTGGGGGTCGATTGGCAAAGAAAAGGGGGCGAGATAGCTTTTGAGACCCTTTTGCGGCTTGAGGAATTGGGGATTCAAGCAGAGCTAATCGTGTGCGGCTGCGTGCCCCCGCCGCAGTTTTCCCATGAGAGGATGATGGTTATCCCTTACTTGTATAAGAGCGACGAAAAACAGCGCGAGCAGCTAGAACAGCTGTATATGACATCCGATTTCTTCCTCTTGCCGACCAGAAGTGAAAGTTATGGGATGGTGTTTGCTGAAGCAAGCGCATTTGGATTGCCTTCCATTACCAGTGATACGGGAGGTGTTTCTGAGGTAGTGAGAAATGGTGAAAACGGCTTTGTGTTAGCATATCATGCACGAGGCGCCGAGTACGCAAAAGTGATCGCGGACATCTACCGCGATGATCAGCGCTATAAGGAACTGGTGAGGTCGAGTAGAGCGGCTTTTGATACAAGATTGACCTGGGATAGCTGGGGAATGGCGGTGGCAGATTTGATTGCGCAACTGTTGGGCCGGTGATTCCAGGTAGCGATATCATGGAATGTAATAAAATAATCCGGCAACAGAGACGGGCCGATGATTGTTTTTCACAAAATAATTCAGCAATGGTTGGTTCCCTAAGCGGGCGATGAATCGGCGGTGGGCACGATCAATTGCCCCTACGGAAGGATTTTTTTTCATGTATAAGCCAGGCGCGAAGACGATCATGAGGCGCTTAAAAATCGGTGTGATCCCTATGCTGGCAATCTTCCTTGTGGGATGTTCGTCCGGCATGGCGGTAACGTCCCCGTCACAACAAGCCGGGCAGCATACGGCAAGAAAAGGGACAGTGTACTATGTTTCTAAAAATGGAAACAATACCAGTGGTACATCATGGAAGACGGCATGGTCTGAGTTAGGGAACATAAACTGGATGGTGGTCAAGCCGGGAGATACCATTGTATTAGATGGAGGTGCCAGGCAAATGGTCTATACCACCACGCTCACATTAGAGAAAAGCGGCTTGCCTGGAGCGCCGATTACCATTAAACGCTCTACCGACCTGGGGCATAATGGGACGGTGGTTATCTTCGGCGGTAGATCGCAACCACTGCCGTATTGTGGTGAATCCCCAGCTTCGTATCACCTGCGCAGTCCGGTGCTGAGTACCGGTATCGAGGCAGGCAACGCCTCATGGGTGACGGTTGATGGCATGGCATGGCACGGCATTCAAATACACGGCGCCGGATGGCTGGGCGGTATAAGTATGAGAAATATGAGTATAACATCGGGTCATGATATTTTCCGCGATATGGAGATTTATGATAATGGCTCGGCGTTTCTCACGCAGACAGATGGCTGGAATCCTTTTGGGCCGGGAATAGATCCGCAAGGGGCAAATGTGACGTTTGAGGACATGGACATTCATGATAACGGGGCCAACGCTTTTCAATCGGGTGGGCCGCTCAATGGAATGCTGGTACGAGATACCTGGATGCATTTTCTACGCACGTTTCCAGGTCACCCGAGTACGTCATATAATCTCTGCACGCATAATGATGGGTTTCAAATCATTAATGTCGCCAACCGGAATTCCGGACTGGATTTTGAGGATGATATCATCGGGCCGGGTGTCACCAACGCGATTATCAATAGTGACTCTGGGCACGCCTCAAACGTGAGAGTGAGCAATGTTTTGATCCTGGACCCGGGCAGTAACGGCATTTTTCCCGATACGGCAAAAGTGACAAACTGGGTCGTTGATCACGTGACATCTATCGCGCAAAACGGGAACCTGGCCCTGGCAGGTAGCGGAAATAGCGTGATGAATTCCATCTTTTATGATGGATATATGTATGAACATAATTCTGGCGGGCCGCTAGGCGCTTTGAATAGTGTCGCGCTATCGGTGAATAACTGCCAATGGCAAACAGCGAATGATGTGGCCGGGATAGAGGGCCAGATAGCCAATCCGGAGTTTATGACAGATCTCTCGTCCTATCCCGCGCACGCAAACGGGACCGACCCGAACCTGAGTGGTACGGATAGCTATCCGACGATAGATTTTCTCGATCACGCGGATTTCTCCCTGCAAGCAGGCTCACCCTGTAAAGGGGCAGGCTCCAGGATTACCTCGGTTTCTCAATTTCTGAGGATGGTTGCCGGCTGATATGGAGCTATAGAAAGCGGTGTGTGAGGACGGGGCCGATCAATCGGCGATGTGTACGATAAATCGGCCCCTACGGGCCGTAGCAGTCCGTCAAACGTCATTTGACCGATTTGAAATAGCTTCAGCAGCGTTGCCAAAAGCGCCAAACGAAGGTTGGCGGACTGGTAGGGGCCGATTCATGGAGTATTTCAAGTTCGATGCAAGAGATGCGATGGGATAGGCAAAAGCGGCGTCCCCGCGAAAGGGTCGATTCATAGAGTGTTTCAAGTTCGATACTGCTGGATCAGGGTTTTCAAGGCGTAATACTGGGGTCTGGGCGAATTGTTGTGGACATCAAACAGGTCAAGTCGCCCATAACCTGCGTAGCTCGCGGCATCAAATTGACAGGCGAAAGCAACACCTGCCAGGGCCATGGCTTGAATGGCGAGAGCTGTGAATGTGGTAATAAACGTGGCGTCGTTTCCATAAGCGGGCGGTGGATTGCTCCCATCAGCATTCCATTCGCTAACGCCGATGGGCAACTCCTTACCGAGCGTTTCGCGTATCAGGGCGCGGATTTGTCGCGCGAGTTGACGCACGTT of Ktedonobacteraceae bacterium contains these proteins:
- a CDS encoding glycosyltransferase family 4 protein, which gives rise to MNGEAKRINIAFLTAFDLEDIQAWSWAGTFYFMAQALEKYCGEVSHIGPINCWEQVAARVIRKGSSLLLKKNYVSYHNFLVARKYAKVAARRLARGTFDVIFTPVGEPEIAFLKTDIPIVLFEDATYGQLMNYYPAYSNLLKRSIYELNTLEELALKKASLVLCSSEWAARSALEDYHTEKRKVHVLPQGTNIEHPPAREEVWRKRKSDRCRLLFVGVDWQRKGGEIAFETLLRLEELGIQAELIVCGCVPPPQFSHERMMVIPYLYKSDEKQREQLEQLYMTSDFFLLPTRSESYGMVFAEASAFGLPSITSDTGGVSEVVRNGENGFVLAYHARGAEYAKVIADIYRDDQRYKELVRSSRAAFDTRLTWDSWGMAVADLIAQLLGR